One window of Vicia villosa cultivar HV-30 ecotype Madison, WI unplaced genomic scaffold, Vvil1.0 ctg.004150F_1_1, whole genome shotgun sequence genomic DNA carries:
- the LOC131641829 gene encoding uncharacterized protein LOC131641829, whose translation MLGLKLYSMDSSMVIDTLANGSVTTNFVSGCPLTIFGKIFVMDLVCLPLHQIDVILGMNWLEFNYVHINCYSKTARFPDFEDGGELMFLSAKQVGELVKDKASLFAMFSTLQVDRKAITIEFPVVCEFPNVFLEDISPVSMAPYRMSASELSELNIQLEELLEKKFVRPSVSPWGAPVLLVKKKDGSMM comes from the exons ATGTTAGGATTGAAATTGTATTCTATGGATAGTAGTATGGTAATAGATACTCTAGCTAATGGTTCTGTTACTACTAATTTTGTTTCGGGATGTCCTTTGACTATCTTTGGTAAGATTTTTGTGATGGATTTGGTGTGTCTTCCCCTGCACCAAATTGATGTTATTCTtgggatgaactggttggagttcaattatgttcacatcaactgttatAGTAAAACTGCGAGGTTTCCTGACTTCGAGGATGGTGGTGAGCTGATGTTCTTATCGGCCAAGCAAGTAGGAGAGCTGGTGAAAGATAAAGCCTCGTTGTTTGCGATGTTCTCGACATTGCAAGTTGATCGTAAAGCTATAACTATTGAGTTTCCtgttgtatgtgaatttccaAATGTGTTTCTAGAAGACATCA GTCCAGTGTCAATGGCTCCTTATAGGATGTCAGCTTCTGAGTTGAGTGAGCTAAATATACAGTTAGAAGAACTACTGGAAAAGAAATTTGTTAGAccaagtgtttctccgtggggtgctcCCGTGTTgctggttaagaagaaagatggtaGTATGATGTAG